Genomic DNA from Bosea sp. (in: a-proteobacteria):
GCGGCCTTAAGGGCTCTGGTGAGCCCGGGGCCGCCGTCCCGTCATATCATCCAGGCGCTGCGTTCACGCCTGTGAAGCAGCAGACAGGATTTTCACCGAGCCGCCGGCCTTCTCGATCGCCTCGACTGCCGACTTCGACGCGCCAAAGACCTCGAAGGCCAGATTGGCGGTAAGATCGCCCACGCCCAGGATCTTGACGCCGTCGCGCGGCTTCGAGCAAACGCCCGCCGCCACCAGCGCCTCGATCGTCACGGTGGAGCCAACCGCGAGCCTGCCTGCGTCGACCGCCTGCTGCACGCGCCCGAGATTGACCTCGTTGAGGTCACGCGCGAACACGGCATTGGAGAAGCCGCGCTTGGGAAGGCGACGATGCAGAGGCATCTGGCCGCCCTCGAAACCCTTGACCGACACGCCGGTGCGGGCCTTCTGACCCTTCACGCCGCGGCCAGCGGTCTTGCCCTTGCCCGAACCGATGCCGCGACCGACGCGCATGCGCTCCTTGGTGGCGCCGGGATTGTCCCGAAGATCTGTGAGCTTCATCGCAGTCCCCTCACTTCACGTCGACAATGCGCACGAGGTGCTTCACGCGCTCGATCATCCCGCGGATCGCAGGCGTGTCCTCGAGGGTGGAGCGGCGGCGGATCTTGTTCAGGCCGAGGCCCACAAGCGTCTCGCGCTGCTGGTGCACGCGGCGGATCGGCGAGCCGATCTGTTCAACCACAATGGTCTTTCCGGTCATGGATCAGCCCTCCATCTCGACAGCGGCGGCATCGGCGTCACGACGACGGGTCTGCAACTGTGAGACCTTGAGGTTGCGGCGGTTCGCGACGCCGCGCGGGCTGTCCTCGTTCTTGAGCGCCGAGAAGGTGGCGCGCACAAGGTTGTAGGGGTTGGACGAGCCGAGCGACTTCGACACGACGTCCTGAATGCCAACCGTCTCGAACACGGCGCGCATCGGGCCGCCGGCAATGATGCCCGTACCGGCAGGAGCAGCACGAAGCACGACGCGGCCGGCGCCGTGGCGGCCGATCACATCATGATGCAGGGTGCGGCCTTCCTTGAGCGGCACGCGCACCAGAGACCGC
This window encodes:
- a CDS encoding 50S ribosomal protein L15; this translates as MKLTDLRDNPGATKERMRVGRGIGSGKGKTAGRGVKGQKARTGVSVKGFEGGQMPLHRRLPKRGFSNAVFARDLNEVNLGRVQQAVDAGRLAVGSTVTIEALVAAGVCSKPRDGVKILGVGDLTANLAFEVFGASKSAVEAIEKAGGSVKILSAASQA
- the rpmD gene encoding 50S ribosomal protein L30, giving the protein MTGKTIVVEQIGSPIRRVHQQRETLVGLGLNKIRRRSTLEDTPAIRGMIERVKHLVRIVDVK
- the rpsE gene encoding 30S ribosomal protein S5 → MAREPRSERGEKVDSEFVDRLVHINRVAKTVKGGRRMAFAALVVVGDQKGRVGFGHGKAREVPEAIRKATESAKRSLVRVPLKEGRTLHHDVIGRHGAGRVVLRAAPAGTGIIAGGPMRAVFETVGIQDVVSKSLGSSNPYNLVRATFSALKNEDSPRGVANRRNLKVSQLQTRRRDADAAAVEMEG